The stretch of DNA TTTATATCTAATAATTCTGATGCTACAATATATATCTCAGAAAACAATGCTTTTCTATTGGAAAATAGAGGTCAGTGGGCGAATTATTTAGAAAAATTACTGGATAATTTGGGGTTTACAGATTCTTTTACAAAACAAGTCGTTAGCATGCTAAAGCTTTTAAGGGATAGCATACCAATTCCAAGAAATTATAGTATATTAGAAAGAGGTAATATAATATACAATCTTGGTGTTGATTATATTAAGACACCCTATCATTCTCAGAGTGATGTAATTTATCTGATTGATAGGTTTGCATTTACAGGAGATGCATTGCTAAGGGATACATTTCAAACACCCCTAATTGATATTGACTATAAAAATCCAGATATTAGATATAATAATTATTTGGCATTTTGTACATCCCTTTATAAGATGGAGAAATTAATAAATTATTTAGTGATGCCTGGACATCACGATTATATTACAAGCGTTAATAAAACTATTTTGTTTTATATTGAAAAATTTCTAACGCGTATTATAAAGATAAAAGATATTATAAGGGATTGGCATCCAGAAAAAATTATAGATTACGTTGTTAAGAACGATAATATCCATGTTAAATTTTTAAAAGCTGGTGAGATCTTTT from Deferribacterota bacterium encodes:
- a CDS encoding MBL fold metallo-hydrolase; translated protein: MIKFSAETGYYVGAVHFYYLKFEGKNILIDTGPPTDEAKEIYLKYIDLLKLDYVLLTHIHIDHAGMVSFISNNSDATIYISENNAFLLENRGQWANYLEKLLDNLGFTDSFTKQVVSMLKLLRDSIPIPRNYSILERGNIIYNLGVDYIKTPYHSQSDVIYLIDRFAFTGDALLRDTFQTPLIDIDYKNPDIRYNNYLAFCTSLYKMEKLINYLVMPGHHDYITSVNKTILFYIEKFLTRIIKIKDIIRDWHPEKIIDYVVKNDNIHVKFLKAGEIFFFKDFLKEPKKLKDALTYLGLFDDRVSDIYEKAIN